In Chloroflexota bacterium, the following proteins share a genomic window:
- a CDS encoding MFS transporter, whose translation MGNDRDRNRILLILFVGVLMGALDIAIVGPALPAIQSSFRVDDRALAWIFTIYVLFNLVSTPLMAKLSDVFGRRLIYVIDVTAFALGSLLVAISPTFAVLLVGRAAQGLGAGGIFPVASAVIGDTFPPERRGRALGLIGAVFGIAFLVGPVLAGAFLAILSWHWLFLVNLPIAMALVLASWRHLPATRPGQPRPLDWPGMITLGILLAALAYGINRVDTAHFAASLASAEVWPFLAIGIALLPVLIRLERAAIDPVVRLSLFRSRQVVLASILAIGAGLSEAAVVFVPSLLVAAFHVTSATASFMLMPAVLAMAIGSPLFGRMLDHFGSKVVVRIGTGLLALGMIAIGALPTTRALYYTIAILVGLGLSSLLGAPLRYVMLNEAPREDRAAAQGLLTIAISIGQLTGGALVGAVAASQGGGISGYRAAFLAVGLAMIILALMASGLKGRTEELATVQQHEAIGMR comes from the coding sequence ATTGGAAACGATCGTGATCGCAATCGCATCCTCCTCATCCTGTTCGTCGGGGTGCTCATGGGCGCCTTGGATATCGCGATCGTCGGACCGGCTCTGCCCGCCATCCAGTCCTCCTTCCGCGTGGATGATCGGGCCCTGGCCTGGATCTTCACCATCTACGTGCTGTTCAACCTGGTCAGCACCCCTCTCATGGCCAAGCTGTCGGATGTCTTCGGACGCCGCCTGATCTACGTCATCGATGTGACGGCCTTCGCCCTGGGGTCGCTGCTGGTCGCCATCTCCCCCACCTTCGCCGTGCTCCTGGTGGGCCGGGCGGCGCAGGGGCTGGGGGCCGGCGGCATCTTCCCCGTGGCCAGCGCCGTGATCGGAGACACGTTCCCCCCGGAGAGGCGTGGCCGGGCGCTGGGCCTGATCGGCGCCGTGTTCGGCATCGCTTTCCTGGTGGGCCCCGTCCTGGCGGGGGCGTTCCTGGCCATCCTGAGCTGGCACTGGCTCTTCCTCGTCAACCTGCCCATCGCAATGGCACTGGTCCTGGCGAGCTGGCGTCATCTCCCCGCTACCCGACCAGGACAGCCACGCCCCCTGGACTGGCCGGGGATGATCACCCTGGGGATCCTTCTGGCTGCCCTCGCCTATGGGATCAACCGAGTCGACACGGCCCACTTCGCGGCCAGCCTCGCGTCGGCGGAGGTCTGGCCCTTCCTGGCCATCGGGATCGCCTTGCTCCCGGTGCTGATCCGCCTGGAACGCGCCGCCATCGACCCCGTCGTGCGTCTGAGCCTGTTCCGCTCGCGGCAGGTGGTCCTGGCCAGTATCCTCGCCATCGGCGCGGGGCTCAGCGAGGCGGCGGTGGTCTTCGTCCCATCCCTGCTGGTCGCCGCCTTCCACGTGACCAGCGCCACGGCCAGCTTCATGCTGATGCCCGCCGTCCTGGCCATGGCTATCGGCTCCCCGCTGTTTGGACGCATGCTGGACCACTTCGGATCCAAGGTCGTGGTGCGGATCGGCACCGGCCTGCTGGCGCTGGGCATGATCGCCATCGGGGCCCTTCCCACCACCCGGGCGCTTTATTACACGATCGCCATCCTGGTCGGCCTGGGCCTCTCCAGCCTGCTGGGAGCCCCGCTGCGTTATGTCATGCTCAACGAGGCGCCCAGGGAGGACCGGGCGGCCGCTCAGGGGCTGCTCACCATCGCCATCAGCATCGGACAGCTGACCGGAGGCGCCCTGGTCGGCGCCGTTGCGGCCTCCCAGGGCGGCGGCATATCCGGCTATCGAGCGGCGTTCCTGGCCGTCGGGCTGGCCATGATCATCCTGGCGCTGATGGCGTCGGGGTTAAAGGGACGCACGGAGGAGCTGGCCACCGTACAACAGCACGAGGCCATCGGCATGAGATGA